A genomic stretch from Setaria italica strain Yugu1 chromosome VII, Setaria_italica_v2.0, whole genome shotgun sequence includes:
- the LOC101762232 gene encoding uncharacterized protein LOC101762232, translated as MANAENLFKIVNADTDTDTAALHKEWDDALCPICMDHPHNAVLLLCSSHDKGCRPYICDTSYRHSNCLDRFKKMKVNDGDSPSQPSSSVPRGTRNQNVVRRSRFGVTRESPRLLIDISEPAEASDHQDASHRPAAIAGRQEENNYNEGPDLTLESQEVEISGPLVSSDVSSSNQLLCPLCRGTVSGWKIIKEARQYLDEKSRACSREACTFSGNYREIRRHARSVHPTTRPADEDPSRRCAWHRLEHQREYGDIVSAIRSAMPGAVVLGDYAIEGGEMFSHDRETSGPSEPSGSLLTTFFLFHMLSSSPIRSSDDPRGASRGLRRRRRRYLWGENLLGLQYDDDDDEEEDEEEDDLDEEVQRPRSRRRFIRSRSEERA; from the coding sequence ATGGCAAATGCGGAGAATTTGTTCAAGATAGTAAATGCAGATACAGATACAGATACTGCTGCGCTGCACAAGGAGTGGGATGATGCTCTTTGCCCGATATGCATGGACCATCCGCACAATGCTGTCCTTCTGTTGTGCAGCTCCCATGACAAAGGATGCCGACCCTACATATGTGATACAAGCTATAGGCATTCAAATTGCCTAGACAGGTTCAAGAAAATGAAAGTGAATGATGGAGACAGTCCTTCACAGCCAAGCTCATCCGTACCTAGGGGTACAAGAAACCAAAATGTTGTCCGGAGATCTCGTTTTGGCGTCACTAGAGAGAGCCCCAGGCTACTCATAGACATATCTGAACCTGCTGAAGCTTCCGATCATCAAGATGCCAGCCATAGGCCTGCTGCCATAGCTGGAAGACAGGAAGAAAATAACTACAATGAAGGCCCAGATTTGACATTGGAATCACAGGAGGTTGAGATCAGCGGTCCTTTGGTGTCAAGTGATGTGTCAAGCTCAAACCAATTGTTGTGCCCACTGTGCAGGGGCACCGTTAGTGGCTGGAAGATCATCAAAGAAGCCAGACAATATCTGGATGAGAAATCGAGAGCTTGTTCACGGGAAGCCTGCACATTTTCAGGTAACTACAGGGAGATCCGTAGACATGCCAGAAGTGTGCACCCCACAACAAGACCTGCTGATGAGGATCCATCAAGACGCTGTGCGTGGCACCGCCTGGAGCATCAGCGGGAGTATGGTGACATAGTGAGTGCAATTAGGTCCGCTATGCCTGGGGCAGTTGTGCTTGGTGATTATGCTATTGAAGGCGGTGAAATGTTTTCACATGACCGGGAAACCAGTGGCCCAAGTGAACCAAGTGGATCTCTGCTGACAACATTCTTTCTATTTCATATGCTCAGCAGTAGTCCAATAAGATCAAGTGATGATCCAAGAGGCGCATCGAGGGGCCTGAGAAGGCGGAGGCGACGCTATCTGTGGGGAGAGAATTTGTTAGGTCTCCAATatgatgacgatgacgatgaggaggaggatgaggaagaggatgacctAGATGAAGAGGTTCAGAGACCAAGGAGTCGGCGAAGGTTCATAAGATCAAGATCAGAGGAGCGGGCATAA